Proteins encoded together in one Catellatospora citrea window:
- a CDS encoding alpha-galactosidase has protein sequence MSRVLVRPAAARRVVSAVLTSVALLLAVGLAVSPQAPAAAWDNGVVSTPPMGWNSYDSFNWSVTEADVRANADYMRDNLRQHGWQYIVIDWAWYFPGRHDNSPNQDANLQPRLRMDANGRLLPDTTRFPSATGSNGFKPLADYVHAQGLKFGVHLMRGIPRQAVADNVPILGTGCRANQINNSTTAAWLNLMWGLNMSNACAQSYLDSVFQLLAGWGVDFVKVDDIAAPTYRQAEIDGYRLAIQRSGRPMVLSLSPGATPVANGSHVQANAHMWRIVNDLWDNWSALDALFDQLRAWTPYRATGAWPDPDMIPIGRLSKYGPVGSPRYSGLTADEQRTLMTLWVINRAPLMWGGNLVENRAAELALMTNTAVLAVDQNSTNNRQLTAGTRQVWTADVPGGNHRYVALFNREGAAANVSVNLAELGVGSATVTDLWSGANLGTASGTFTRSLPAHGAGLYRLATQTTTPTPPATPTYTLTARHSGKLLDVYNAATADGANVVQWAANGQANQRWQFRDAGGGYYHVVSLNSGKCLDVYGGASATGDGVRVVQWTCGTGTNQQWRIQDAGGGYLQLVARHSNKCLDVVNAATADGAQAVQWACGTGTNQQWQRTQA, from the coding sequence ATGAGCCGTGTCCTGGTACGCCCGGCGGCAGCGCGCCGGGTGGTCAGCGCAGTGCTGACCTCCGTGGCGCTGCTGCTCGCCGTCGGGCTCGCGGTCAGCCCGCAAGCGCCTGCCGCCGCGTGGGACAACGGTGTCGTGTCCACCCCGCCGATGGGCTGGAACAGCTACGACTCGTTCAACTGGAGCGTCACCGAGGCCGACGTCCGGGCCAACGCCGACTACATGCGCGACAACCTGCGCCAGCACGGCTGGCAGTACATCGTCATCGACTGGGCGTGGTACTTCCCGGGACGGCACGACAACAGCCCCAACCAGGACGCGAACCTGCAACCTCGGCTGCGGATGGACGCCAACGGCCGGCTGCTTCCGGACACCACGCGGTTCCCGTCGGCGACGGGCAGCAACGGGTTCAAGCCGCTCGCCGACTACGTGCACGCGCAGGGGCTGAAGTTCGGCGTGCATCTCATGCGCGGCATCCCGCGCCAGGCGGTGGCCGACAACGTGCCGATCCTCGGGACCGGCTGCCGCGCCAACCAGATCAACAACAGCACGACCGCGGCGTGGCTCAACCTCATGTGGGGCCTGAACATGTCCAACGCGTGCGCCCAGTCCTACCTGGACTCGGTGTTCCAGCTGCTGGCCGGTTGGGGCGTCGACTTCGTCAAGGTCGACGACATCGCGGCGCCGACGTACCGGCAGGCGGAGATCGACGGGTACCGGCTGGCGATCCAGCGCAGCGGCCGACCGATGGTGCTGAGCCTGTCACCCGGGGCGACCCCGGTGGCAAACGGCTCGCATGTGCAGGCCAACGCGCACATGTGGCGGATCGTCAACGACCTGTGGGACAACTGGTCGGCACTCGACGCGCTGTTCGACCAGCTGCGCGCGTGGACGCCGTACCGGGCGACGGGCGCCTGGCCCGACCCGGACATGATCCCGATCGGGCGGTTGTCGAAGTACGGGCCGGTCGGCTCGCCACGTTATTCCGGGCTGACCGCCGACGAGCAACGCACGCTCATGACCCTGTGGGTGATCAACCGGGCGCCGCTGATGTGGGGCGGGAACCTGGTCGAGAACCGCGCCGCCGAGCTGGCCTTGATGACCAATACCGCGGTGCTGGCGGTCGATCAGAACAGCACCAACAATCGCCAGCTCACCGCGGGCACCCGGCAGGTGTGGACCGCCGACGTGCCCGGCGGCAACCACAGGTACGTGGCCCTGTTCAATCGCGAAGGCGCGGCGGCCAACGTGTCGGTGAACCTCGCCGAGCTCGGCGTCGGTTCGGCCACCGTGACCGACCTGTGGTCCGGCGCGAACCTCGGCACGGCGAGCGGCACCTTCACCCGCTCCCTGCCCGCGCACGGCGCCGGCCTCTACCGGCTCGCGACGCAGACCACCACGCCGACGCCGCCGGCGACTCCCACGTACACGCTGACCGCACGGCACAGCGGCAAGCTGCTGGACGTCTACAACGCCGCCACGGCCGACGGCGCGAACGTCGTGCAGTGGGCCGCCAACGGGCAGGCCAACCAGCGGTGGCAGTTTCGCGACGCCGGCGGCGGCTACTACCACGTCGTCAGCCTCAACAGCGGCAAGTGCCTGGATGTGTACGGCGGCGCGAGCGCGACCGGCGACGGCGTCCGCGTCGTGCAGTGGACCTGCGGTACCGGCACCAACCAGCAGTGGCGCATCCAGGACGCCGGTGGCGGCTACCTCCAGCTCGTCGCCCGCCACAGCAACAAGTGCCTGGACGTGGTCAACGCTGCCACCGCCGACGGCGCTCAGGCCGTCCAGTGGGCCTGCGGGACCGGCACCAACCAACAGTGGCAGCGCACCCAGGCATAG
- a CDS encoding cyclase family protein: protein MPTQDDVLGYFDTLSNWGRWGDDDELGALNHITDDVRLAAAQAVRHGRSVSCAWEVAAPQDMERSTTTCPCAAEMPGAENMPVAAFHADRRWGFSSERLGITFHGNTITHLDSPCHIFWDGTMYNGRSHSSVDTATGSAWAAVTAAANGIVTRGVLLDVARVREVPWLEPGQGVFPDDLEEAERRQGVRVRPGDAVLLRTGYGRYRHEHGEAGGFTQAGWHASCLPWLHERGVALIGADTPQDVQPSGYPDVLMPVHAVSLVAMGLWMLDNCDLEACATTAAELGQWDFHLAVAPVRFAGTSGSPVNPIATF, encoded by the coding sequence ATGCCCACACAGGATGACGTGCTCGGATACTTCGACACGCTGTCGAACTGGGGACGGTGGGGCGACGACGACGAACTCGGCGCGCTGAACCACATCACCGACGACGTCCGGCTGGCGGCGGCGCAGGCCGTGCGCCACGGCAGGAGCGTGTCCTGCGCATGGGAGGTCGCCGCACCGCAGGACATGGAGCGGTCGACGACGACGTGCCCGTGCGCCGCCGAGATGCCCGGCGCGGAGAACATGCCGGTGGCCGCGTTCCACGCCGACCGGCGCTGGGGCTTCTCGTCGGAGCGGCTCGGCATCACGTTCCACGGCAACACCATCACCCACCTCGACTCGCCGTGCCACATCTTCTGGGACGGCACGATGTACAACGGGCGGTCGCACTCGTCGGTCGACACCGCGACGGGATCGGCGTGGGCGGCGGTCACGGCGGCGGCGAACGGGATCGTCACGCGTGGTGTGCTGCTGGACGTCGCGAGGGTCCGCGAAGTGCCGTGGTTGGAGCCGGGGCAGGGGGTGTTCCCCGACGACCTCGAGGAGGCCGAGCGTCGCCAGGGTGTGCGGGTGCGCCCCGGCGATGCGGTGCTCCTGCGGACCGGCTACGGCCGCTACCGGCACGAGCACGGCGAGGCCGGCGGTTTCACGCAGGCCGGCTGGCACGCGTCGTGCCTGCCGTGGCTGCATGAACGGGGGGTCGCGCTGATCGGCGCGGACACCCCCCAGGACGTTCAGCCGTCGGGGTACCCGGACGTGTTGATGCCGGTTCACGCCGTGAGCCTGGTCGCGATGGGTCTGTGGATGCTCGACAACTGCGACCTGGAGGCGTGCGCGACGACGGCCGCCGAGCTCGGCCAGTGGGACTTCCACCTCGCCGTCGCGCCGGTCCGCTTCGCCGGCACGTCCGGCAGCCCGGTCAACCCGATCGCCACCTTCTGA
- a CDS encoding alpha/beta fold hydrolase gives MVPVRHLTATVDGQQLFYREAGPADAPTLVLLHGFPTSSHMFRKLIPALADRYHVIAPDHLGYGQSAQPSVTEFDYTFDALGNLTAGLLDHIGVDRFAIYVHDYGAPIGWRLAMRTPDRVTAIITQSGNAYMEGFVEPFWKDLFAYATNPSAETEPGARKVLTLDATRWQYLNGAPDPSLVSPDNWLHDQTLLDRPGNDLIQLKLFHDYPTNIDGYPQLQEYFRTSQVPLLAVWGANDEIFGPDGARAFQRDLPHADIHLLDAGHFALETHLDAITGYIRGFLGTLPVKG, from the coding sequence ATGGTTCCCGTACGGCACCTGACCGCGACCGTCGACGGCCAGCAGCTCTTCTACCGTGAGGCCGGCCCGGCCGACGCGCCGACGCTGGTGCTCCTGCACGGGTTCCCGACCAGTTCGCACATGTTCCGCAAGCTGATCCCCGCACTCGCGGACCGATACCACGTCATCGCACCCGACCACCTCGGCTACGGCCAGTCCGCCCAGCCCTCGGTCACCGAGTTCGACTACACGTTCGACGCCCTGGGCAACCTCACCGCCGGCCTGCTCGACCACATCGGCGTCGACAGGTTCGCGATCTACGTGCACGACTACGGCGCTCCGATCGGCTGGCGCCTGGCGATGCGCACCCCCGACAGGGTGACCGCGATCATCACCCAGAGCGGCAACGCCTACATGGAAGGGTTCGTCGAGCCCTTCTGGAAGGACCTGTTCGCCTACGCCACGAACCCCAGCGCCGAAACCGAGCCGGGGGCGCGCAAGGTCCTGACCCTGGACGCCACCCGCTGGCAGTACCTCAACGGAGCACCCGACCCCAGCCTCGTCAGCCCCGACAACTGGCTGCACGACCAGACGCTGCTCGACCGCCCCGGCAACGACCTGATCCAGTTGAAGCTCTTCCACGACTATCCGACCAACATCGACGGGTATCCCCAGCTGCAGGAGTACTTCCGCACCAGCCAGGTGCCCCTGCTGGCGGTCTGGGGCGCCAACGACGAGATCTTCGGTCCCGACGGCGCCCGCGCGTTCCAGCGTGACCTGCCCCATGCCGACATCCACCTGCTGGACGCCGGACACTTCGCGCTCGAGACCCACCTCGACGCCATCACCGGCTACATCCGCGGCTTCCTCGGCACGCTGCCGGTCAAGGGCTGA
- a CDS encoding pyridoxamine 5'-phosphate oxidase family protein has product MSESYSSIAFTQHVRDAQERYGSRAAVDRLGAQAPGPPGGAEPRDPLTDFEAEFIGLRDGFYLASTSDTGWPYVQFRGGPPGFVKVLDEHTFGWADFRGNRQYISAGNIAGDDRVSVFFMDYPRQLRLKVFGRAALVDVRQDPSAARALTVAGYRAKVERAVTVTVVAFDWNCQQHITPRYSAEELREVLAPMQEELARLRAQVGGGAAAAGEVLSP; this is encoded by the coding sequence ATGAGCGAGAGTTACTCCTCGATCGCGTTCACCCAGCACGTTCGTGACGCACAGGAGCGTTACGGCAGTCGGGCGGCTGTCGACCGGCTCGGCGCCCAGGCGCCGGGGCCGCCCGGTGGCGCCGAACCCCGGGATCCGCTCACCGATTTCGAGGCGGAGTTCATCGGGCTGCGCGACGGTTTCTACCTGGCGAGCACGTCGGACACGGGCTGGCCTTATGTGCAGTTCCGGGGCGGACCGCCGGGATTCGTCAAGGTCCTCGACGAGCACACCTTCGGTTGGGCGGACTTCCGCGGCAACCGTCAGTACATCAGCGCCGGCAACATCGCCGGTGACGACCGGGTCAGCGTTTTCTTCATGGACTACCCGCGGCAGCTGCGGTTGAAGGTGTTCGGCCGCGCGGCCCTCGTCGACGTTCGCCAGGACCCGTCGGCGGCACGAGCCCTGACGGTTGCCGGCTACCGGGCGAAGGTCGAACGGGCGGTGACCGTCACCGTGGTCGCGTTCGACTGGAACTGCCAGCAGCACATCACTCCTCGGTACTCGGCCGAGGAGCTACGCGAGGTCCTGGCGCCGATGCAGGAGGAGCTGGCGCGTCTGCGGGCCCAGGTCGGTGGCGGCGCGGCCGCGGCCGGGGAGGTCCTCAGCCCTTGA
- a CDS encoding FAD-dependent oxidoreductase: MAEIKVYGAPWCPDCRRVKKFLTEHRARYDWVDIDRDEQARVDVQQLQNGGQTIPTVVFGDGAMMVNPSNHTIAAKLGLNLRAEREVYDLAIIGGGPAGLSAAIYAAREGIDAVVVDKSALGGQAGATQLIDNYPGFPEGIGGADLAARFIAQSRRYGVELLSAVEVRQLAIDEEDVTLSLSSGQQLCAAAVIVATGSSYRRLGLPGEEELTGAGVHYCATCDGPFYHGAEELLVVGGGNSGLEEALFLSQFADRVRIVEHSSALKASPLIQHKIAEHPEFTVHTNTEITALTAKAGRLHEVTARDAVTGELLTWRPSAAFVYIGMDPNTGFLQQSLRLDQWGFVVTDDMLATSIPGVYAAGDVRAGSTKQLGSAVGEGITALIHARQRLQRSGVTRTLGINA; this comes from the coding sequence GTGGCGGAGATAAAGGTGTACGGGGCTCCGTGGTGTCCGGACTGCCGACGCGTCAAGAAGTTCCTCACCGAGCATCGTGCCCGCTACGACTGGGTCGACATCGACCGGGACGAGCAGGCACGTGTCGACGTGCAGCAGCTGCAGAACGGCGGCCAGACCATCCCCACGGTCGTCTTCGGCGACGGCGCCATGATGGTGAATCCGTCAAACCATACGATCGCGGCGAAGCTGGGCCTGAACCTCCGGGCCGAGCGCGAAGTCTATGACCTGGCGATCATCGGCGGCGGGCCGGCAGGACTGTCCGCAGCCATCTATGCCGCCCGCGAGGGCATCGACGCCGTCGTGGTCGACAAGAGCGCGCTCGGCGGTCAGGCCGGGGCCACTCAACTGATCGACAACTACCCGGGATTCCCCGAGGGCATAGGCGGCGCAGACCTTGCTGCCCGGTTCATCGCGCAGAGCCGCCGGTACGGTGTCGAGCTGCTGTCGGCCGTCGAGGTGCGGCAGCTGGCAATCGACGAAGAGGACGTGACGCTCTCCTTGAGCAGCGGCCAGCAGTTGTGCGCCGCCGCGGTGATCGTGGCCACCGGCTCCTCCTACCGCCGACTCGGGCTGCCCGGCGAGGAGGAGCTCACCGGCGCCGGTGTGCACTACTGCGCGACCTGCGACGGGCCGTTCTACCACGGCGCCGAGGAACTTCTTGTCGTCGGTGGCGGCAACTCCGGCCTGGAGGAGGCGCTGTTCCTTTCGCAGTTCGCCGACCGGGTCCGCATCGTCGAGCACTCGTCGGCGTTGAAGGCTTCGCCGCTGATCCAGCACAAGATCGCCGAACATCCCGAGTTCACCGTGCACACCAACACGGAGATCACCGCGTTGACCGCGAAAGCCGGCAGGCTCCACGAGGTGACCGCCCGCGACGCCGTCACCGGCGAGCTGCTGACCTGGCGCCCGAGTGCCGCGTTCGTCTACATCGGCATGGACCCGAACACGGGTTTCCTCCAGCAGTCCTTGCGCCTGGACCAGTGGGGTTTCGTCGTCACCGACGACATGCTCGCCACGAGTATCCCCGGCGTCTATGCCGCCGGGGACGTGCGGGCGGGGTCCACCAAGCAGCTCGGCTCGGCGGTGGGCGAGGGGATCACCGCGCTGATCCATGCGCGTCAGCGCCTGCAGCGCAGTGGCGTGACCCGAACCCTGGGGATCAACGCCTGA
- a CDS encoding helix-turn-helix transcriptional regulator, with product MRNRLRELRAARRWSQADLADRCQVSRQAINAIETERYDPSLPLAFTIADIFGLTIEEIFLPDRADTTNDPGPS from the coding sequence ATGAGAAACCGGCTACGCGAACTGCGGGCGGCGCGCCGGTGGAGCCAGGCCGACCTGGCCGACCGGTGCCAGGTCTCACGGCAGGCCATAAACGCCATCGAGACGGAGCGGTACGACCCCAGCCTGCCCCTGGCATTCACCATCGCCGACATCTTCGGCCTGACCATCGAGGAGATCTTCCTGCCCGACCGCGCAGACACGACGAACGACCCAGGCCCGAGCTGA
- a CDS encoding trypsin-like serine protease has protein sequence MNRTCLRAGTPGPSTRRRAWSLLALPALLLSGLTGLAQPAHAVGGGSDATDGQFPFIARVTLPGLVCSGALVRPEWVLTAGHCVDALRPYRMRVALGGTTVATATSVAVAGARRHPSWPSQPGADPSLDLALIRLAEPVDTPFAPLAEPGESTAWDGPSDPMTAVGWGVTGPDTGPTDTLQTIGGTVTTSTDVLTATFTSGGVCGGDSGSPALVTTPRGTVVAGALSKAPEDCGSPGTYAMAGSGPGRDWLQSVLDSGPTERTEHPWTAEPATSERYCTLAGDRGVDAGEAELVPGIAAHHTLWFNYDPPDASTPVVVSTAGSTVDTVVGVFHSTGDTLQHDLMARWTQGENDSQGTPQTLHTWASQGGEPSERVYLIGVGTRTEGDTGPICVQIMPQYPANDVPVGAIAISGSTGSQNTDVGIATGDPAEGSGPSAPTATAWYRWTATAGRVEFSHTAGAALSVYRGQVTAADRIAAAPARLTGKKKDKPKKTHRVRAANPAFTAVAGETYYIGVSGTGTVPSGDLVWKHGTALTVDGPGTVANDFPATLTGTLREDGDGPISGRTVTFTLGSGAAAQSCTATTDAAGLATCTIANVAQPASATGVPVSADFAGDGQYLPSHTDTTAKLVYHTGRALGLSSRLLALPPLVVSDTGEISTSATSHTERVGGRVTAGIVRASAVGARVDTGQARSVANAWTGELTIGLPGLPAIRATDVHAESRSTCQVGRLTPAATGSVSLGTLTIGGVSRPVATIAPNTVIRVGALTVTLNEQRPVPGASAGLAVTALRVSAPGVTDLVVAQARSDIHHCG, from the coding sequence ATGAATCGTACGTGTCTGCGGGCCGGCACACCCGGCCCGTCGACAAGGCGGCGGGCCTGGTCGCTGCTCGCCCTCCCCGCGCTGCTGCTGTCCGGCCTGACCGGCCTGGCGCAGCCCGCCCACGCGGTCGGCGGCGGATCCGACGCCACCGACGGCCAGTTCCCCTTCATCGCCCGGGTCACCCTGCCGGGTCTGGTGTGCAGCGGCGCTCTCGTCCGGCCGGAATGGGTGCTGACCGCCGGGCACTGCGTCGACGCGCTGCGGCCATACCGCATGCGGGTCGCGCTCGGCGGCACCACCGTCGCCACCGCGACCTCCGTCGCCGTGGCCGGCGCCCGGCGTCACCCGTCCTGGCCGTCCCAGCCCGGCGCCGATCCGTCGCTCGACCTGGCCCTGATCCGGCTCGCCGAACCGGTCGACACCCCGTTCGCGCCGCTGGCCGAGCCCGGCGAGTCGACGGCCTGGGACGGCCCGAGTGACCCGATGACCGCGGTCGGCTGGGGCGTCACCGGGCCGGACACCGGACCGACCGACACCCTGCAGACCATCGGCGGCACCGTCACCACCAGCACCGACGTGCTGACCGCGACCTTCACCAGCGGCGGTGTCTGCGGCGGTGACAGCGGCAGCCCCGCGCTGGTGACGACCCCGCGCGGAACGGTCGTCGCGGGCGCGCTGTCCAAGGCCCCGGAGGACTGCGGCAGCCCCGGCACCTACGCGATGGCGGGCAGCGGCCCAGGCCGTGACTGGCTGCAGAGCGTGCTGGACAGCGGCCCCACCGAGCGCACCGAGCACCCGTGGACGGCCGAACCGGCGACCAGCGAGCGGTACTGCACGCTCGCCGGCGACCGGGGCGTCGACGCCGGGGAGGCCGAGCTGGTCCCCGGTATCGCGGCGCACCACACGTTGTGGTTCAACTACGATCCGCCGGACGCGTCGACACCGGTGGTGGTGTCCACCGCGGGCAGCACCGTGGACACCGTCGTCGGGGTGTTCCACTCCACCGGCGACACCCTGCAGCACGACCTGATGGCCCGGTGGACCCAGGGCGAGAACGACTCCCAGGGCACACCGCAGACCCTGCACACGTGGGCCAGCCAGGGCGGCGAGCCCTCCGAGCGGGTGTACCTGATCGGTGTCGGCACCCGCACCGAAGGCGACACCGGCCCGATCTGCGTGCAGATCATGCCGCAGTATCCGGCCAACGACGTCCCGGTCGGCGCGATCGCGATCAGCGGATCGACCGGCTCCCAGAACACCGACGTCGGGATCGCCACCGGCGACCCCGCCGAGGGGTCAGGGCCGTCCGCCCCGACGGCGACGGCCTGGTACCGCTGGACGGCCACGGCCGGGCGGGTCGAGTTCAGCCACACCGCGGGTGCCGCGCTGTCGGTCTACCGCGGGCAGGTCACGGCCGCCGACCGCATCGCCGCCGCACCCGCGCGGCTCACCGGCAAGAAGAAGGACAAGCCCAAGAAGACCCATCGGGTACGGGCGGCGAACCCCGCGTTCACCGCCGTGGCAGGCGAGACCTACTACATCGGCGTGTCCGGAACGGGCACGGTGCCCAGCGGCGACCTGGTGTGGAAGCACGGCACGGCGCTGACCGTCGACGGGCCCGGCACGGTCGCCAACGACTTCCCCGCCACCCTGACCGGCACCCTGCGCGAGGACGGCGACGGCCCGATCAGCGGCCGCACCGTCACGTTCACGCTCGGCTCGGGCGCGGCGGCGCAGTCGTGCACCGCCACCACCGACGCCGCGGGCCTCGCCACCTGCACCATCGCGAACGTGGCGCAGCCGGCATCGGCGACCGGTGTGCCCGTGTCCGCCGACTTCGCCGGCGACGGTCAGTACCTGCCGTCCCACACGGACACGACCGCGAAGCTGGTTTACCACACCGGCCGCGCCCTCGGCCTGTCCAGCAGGCTGCTGGCACTACCGCCGCTCGTGGTGAGCGACACCGGGGAGATCTCCACCTCGGCGACCTCCCACACCGAACGGGTCGGCGGCCGGGTCACCGCCGGCATCGTCCGCGCGAGCGCCGTCGGCGCCCGCGTCGACACCGGCCAGGCCAGGTCGGTCGCCAACGCGTGGACGGGCGAACTGACCATCGGCCTGCCGGGCCTGCCCGCCATCCGGGCCACCGACGTGCACGCCGAGTCGCGCAGCACCTGCCAGGTCGGCCGGCTCACGCCGGCCGCCACCGGATCGGTGAGCCTGGGCACGCTCACCATCGGCGGGGTCAGCCGACCCGTGGCCACCATCGCGCCGAACACGGTGATCCGCGTCGGCGCGCTGACCGTCACGCTCAACGAGCAGAGGCCGGTTCCCGGCGCCTCCGCCGGCCTGGCCGTGACGGCGTTGCGGGTCAGCGCCCCCGGCGTGACCGATCTGGTCGTCGCGCAGGCCAGGAGCGACATCCACCACTGCGGCTGA
- a CDS encoding pentapeptide repeat-containing protein, whose product MSRGGGSAGINRDNRPDWWERATNLASVLSVLILAVGLYLTNDFNRSQLDSIRQQLEMTARGQQAERFVAAVEQLSSEKRNSRIGGVYALAAVMRDAAADAGSLSSEGAARQASSDQAAVVEVLCAFIRTHESATRPVGKDPKRVAESEPDIRAALAVIGRYAGTEPVKLDFGGVMLGLDGLDLSGAHLEHAPLAFASLKAANLQGARLAGADFTNVEFYDAHLEGADLSGAQNLAPNQILCAYVNDATRLPAGVNRPRPGGHSSPDCKKPNDKAPSS is encoded by the coding sequence GTGTCTCGAGGCGGCGGCAGCGCCGGCATCAACCGCGACAACCGACCGGACTGGTGGGAACGGGCGACGAATCTCGCGAGCGTCCTGTCAGTGCTCATCCTCGCGGTCGGCCTGTACCTCACCAACGACTTCAACCGCTCTCAGCTCGACTCCATCCGCCAGCAACTGGAGATGACCGCCCGTGGTCAACAGGCCGAACGATTCGTCGCCGCGGTCGAGCAACTCAGCAGCGAGAAGCGCAACTCCCGAATCGGTGGCGTCTACGCGCTGGCCGCGGTGATGCGTGACGCGGCCGCGGACGCGGGATCGCTGTCCTCTGAGGGCGCTGCACGGCAGGCGAGTTCGGACCAGGCCGCCGTCGTCGAAGTGCTGTGCGCCTTCATCCGGACCCACGAGTCGGCCACGCGCCCCGTCGGCAAAGATCCGAAGCGGGTCGCGGAGTCCGAGCCCGACATCCGAGCCGCGCTCGCCGTCATCGGCCGGTATGCCGGTACGGAACCGGTCAAGCTCGACTTCGGTGGCGTCATGCTGGGCCTTGACGGGCTGGACCTTTCCGGTGCACATCTTGAACACGCGCCCTTGGCCTTCGCCAGCCTCAAGGCCGCCAACCTTCAAGGGGCTCGATTGGCTGGGGCCGACTTCACCAACGTGGAGTTCTACGACGCCCACCTGGAAGGGGCAGACCTTTCCGGCGCCCAGAATCTGGCCCCCAACCAGATCTTGTGTGCGTACGTGAACGACGCGACTCGGCTGCCTGCCGGGGTGAACCGACCTCGCCCAGGAGGTCACAGCAGCCCCGACTGCAAGAAGCCGAACGACAAGGCCCCTTCGTCATGA
- a CDS encoding nitroreductase family deazaflavin-dependent oxidoreductase, translated as MSDWNTKVIEEFRANAGQVGGPFSGAPMVLVHHRGRKSGRELVNPMMYLPHETDDNVIYVFASKAGAPRNPDWYHNLTSAGQAAVERGTETYPVSVRELTGDERDRRYDEQARRYPGFAEYAQKTEGVRTIPVLELTRITAA; from the coding sequence ATGAGCGACTGGAACACCAAGGTGATCGAGGAGTTCCGCGCGAACGCGGGCCAGGTCGGCGGACCGTTCAGCGGAGCCCCGATGGTGCTCGTCCACCACCGGGGCCGCAAGAGCGGACGTGAACTCGTCAACCCGATGATGTACCTGCCGCACGAGACAGACGACAACGTGATCTACGTATTCGCGTCCAAGGCCGGGGCACCCCGGAACCCTGACTGGTACCACAACCTCACCTCAGCCGGCCAAGCTGCTGTCGAGCGCGGCACCGAAACCTATCCGGTCAGCGTGCGGGAGTTGACCGGAGACGAACGCGACCGGCGATACGACGAGCAAGCCCGCCGCTACCCCGGCTTCGCCGAGTACGCGCAGAAGACCGAGGGCGTTCGGACCATTCCCGTTCTGGAACTCACCCGCATCACGGCCGCATGA